Proteins from one Bradyrhizobium roseum genomic window:
- the gpt gene encoding xanthine phosphoribosyltransferase, with translation MTAGDKATPPPEKAFPVSWDQFHRDCRALTWRLNEVGPFHAIIAITRGGLVPAAIVARELGIRVIDTVCIASYDHTRQGDLKALKGVSDEVAKLGGGTGKGLLIVDDLVDTGKTGRLVRSMMPDAHFAAVYAKPQGKPLVDTFITEVSQDTWIHFPWDTALSFQPPLRP, from the coding sequence GTGACCGCAGGGGACAAAGCCACGCCGCCGCCGGAAAAGGCCTTTCCAGTTTCCTGGGACCAGTTTCACCGGGATTGCCGGGCACTGACCTGGCGGCTCAACGAGGTCGGGCCGTTTCACGCCATCATCGCGATCACCCGCGGCGGGCTGGTGCCGGCGGCCATCGTGGCGCGCGAACTCGGCATCCGCGTCATCGATACCGTGTGCATCGCCAGCTACGATCACACGCGACAGGGCGACCTAAAGGCGCTCAAGGGCGTCTCGGACGAGGTCGCAAAACTCGGCGGCGGGACCGGCAAGGGGCTCTTGATTGTCGACGACCTCGTCGACACCGGCAAGACCGGGCGGCTGGTGCGCTCGATGATGCCCGACGCGCATTTTGCCGCCGTCTACGCCAAGCCGCAGGGCAAGCCGCTGGTCGATACGTTCATCACGGAAGTGTCGCAGGATACCTGGATCCATTTTCCCTGGGATACCGCGCTGTCGTTCCAGCCGCCGCTCCGGCCGTGA
- a CDS encoding NADPH:quinone oxidoreductase family protein has protein sequence MPKAVVCRELGPPESLRLETFDAVPLALGQVRVAIRAAGINFPDVLMAAGQYQLKPPLPFTPGVEAAGDVVEVNAAEGVTVGDRVIVKMRHGAYCDEAIAMPSQLVKLPSTFDYAEGATFLAGHGTAYHALIDRGRLEPGEVLLVHGAGGGVGLAAVEIGKMLGATVIATASSDDKLAIAQARGADHLIRYDQEPFRDAVKRITDGRGADVVFDPVGGEVFENSMRCINWGARLLIVGFTGGIGLAKTNLLMIKGASVLGVRAGEAVRKNPALGEVRIRKLTEWAEAGTIRPNISHRLPLEDYAMAMRLLIERKAIGRVALMMG, from the coding sequence ATGCCGAAAGCCGTCGTCTGCCGCGAACTCGGCCCGCCCGAGAGCCTGCGTCTGGAAACGTTTGACGCTGTCCCCCTGGCCCTCGGTCAGGTGCGCGTCGCCATCCGCGCCGCCGGGATCAATTTTCCCGATGTCTTGATGGCGGCGGGTCAGTATCAGCTCAAGCCGCCGCTGCCGTTCACGCCGGGCGTCGAAGCTGCCGGCGATGTGGTCGAAGTGAATGCAGCCGAAGGTGTCACCGTGGGTGACCGCGTGATCGTCAAGATGCGCCATGGCGCCTATTGCGATGAAGCAATCGCCATGCCCTCGCAGCTCGTCAAGCTGCCGTCGACGTTCGACTATGCCGAGGGCGCGACGTTCCTCGCAGGCCATGGCACCGCCTATCACGCGCTGATCGACCGCGGCCGGCTCGAGCCGGGCGAGGTGCTGCTGGTGCATGGCGCCGGCGGCGGTGTCGGACTCGCCGCCGTCGAGATCGGAAAGATGCTGGGTGCGACCGTGATCGCGACCGCTTCCAGCGACGACAAGCTGGCGATTGCGCAGGCGAGGGGCGCCGATCATCTCATCCGCTACGACCAGGAGCCGTTTCGTGACGCCGTCAAGCGCATCACTGACGGCCGGGGGGCGGACGTGGTGTTCGATCCTGTCGGTGGCGAGGTGTTCGAGAACTCGATGCGATGCATCAATTGGGGCGCACGTCTGCTGATCGTCGGCTTCACCGGCGGCATCGGTCTCGCAAAGACCAACCTTCTGATGATCAAGGGCGCCAGCGTGCTCGGCGTCCGCGCCGGCGAAGCGGTGCGGAAGAATCCTGCGCTCGGCGAAGTCAGGATCAGGAAGCTGACGGAGTGGGCGGAAGCCGGAACGATCCGCCCCAACATCTCGCACCGCCTGCCGCTGGAAGATTATGCGATGGCGATGCGGCTGCTGATCGAGCGCAAGGCGATCGGCCGCGTCGCGCTGATGATGGGGTGA
- a CDS encoding glutathione S-transferase N-terminal domain-containing protein, which translates to MIDLHYAPTPNGWKISIMLEELGLPYRVVPVNIRAGEQFRPEFLAISPNNRIPAIVDHDPADGGEPFSVFETGAILIYLADKTGRFLPTETRARSRVMQWLMWQMSGLGPMLGQHGHFALYAAEKIPYAIERYRDEAARLYGVLDRQLGKTGACVAGDYSIADIACFPWTMTHKAQGFTLDDYPNVKRWYAEVRARPQVQAGLAIGKFVKEPFDEEARKNMFGARAKEMRS; encoded by the coding sequence ATGATCGACCTGCATTACGCGCCGACGCCCAATGGCTGGAAAATCTCGATCATGCTGGAGGAACTCGGGCTTCCCTACCGGGTCGTCCCCGTCAACATCCGCGCAGGCGAGCAGTTCAGGCCGGAATTCCTGGCGATCAGCCCGAACAACCGCATTCCGGCCATCGTCGACCATGATCCCGCGGACGGCGGTGAGCCGTTTTCGGTGTTCGAGACCGGGGCGATCCTGATCTACCTCGCCGACAAGACCGGGCGCTTTTTGCCGACGGAAACGCGGGCGCGCTCCCGCGTCATGCAATGGCTGATGTGGCAGATGAGCGGGCTCGGGCCCATGCTCGGCCAGCACGGCCATTTTGCGCTCTATGCGGCGGAGAAGATCCCGTATGCGATCGAGCGTTACCGCGACGAGGCGGCGCGGCTCTATGGTGTGCTCGACCGTCAACTCGGCAAGACCGGCGCCTGTGTCGCCGGCGATTATTCGATCGCCGATATCGCCTGCTTCCCCTGGACCATGACCCACAAGGCGCAGGGCTTCACGCTCGATGACTATCCGAACGTCAAGCGCTGGTACGCCGAGGTCCGCGCGCGGCCGCAGGTGCAGGCGGGTCTTGCGATCGGAAAGTTCGTGAAAGAGCCGTTCGATGAGGAAGCGCGGAAGAACATGTTTGGCGCGCGGGCGAAGGAGATGAGATCTTAA
- a CDS encoding 2-hydroxychromene-2-carboxylate isomerase encodes MLEFFFDCSSPWTYLAFHNIQPLAKELGVEITWRPILVGGIFNTVNPSVYASRETPVPLKARYMKKDLADWARSAGLTIKMPPTVFPVNSVKAMRGCIWLGKDMVPFATAAFEAYWGGDKDISQDSVLTEVCKKAGVDHVKFFEAIGQQGIKDQLKANTDEVMARGGFGSPTIFVDKTDMYFGNDRMPLIREALERLKARAA; translated from the coding sequence ATGCTCGAATTCTTCTTCGACTGCTCCAGTCCCTGGACCTATCTCGCCTTCCACAACATCCAGCCGCTGGCAAAAGAGCTCGGCGTCGAGATCACGTGGCGGCCGATCCTGGTCGGCGGGATCTTCAACACCGTCAATCCCAGCGTCTACGCCTCACGCGAAACGCCGGTGCCGCTCAAGGCGCGCTACATGAAAAAGGATCTTGCCGACTGGGCGCGCTCGGCGGGGCTCACCATCAAGATGCCGCCGACGGTGTTTCCCGTGAACAGTGTCAAGGCGATGCGCGGCTGCATCTGGCTTGGAAAAGATATGGTGCCGTTCGCCACCGCCGCGTTCGAGGCCTATTGGGGCGGTGACAAGGACATCTCGCAGGATTCGGTGCTGACCGAGGTCTGCAAGAAGGCCGGCGTCGATCACGTCAAGTTTTTCGAAGCCATCGGCCAGCAGGGGATCAAGGATCAGCTCAAGGCCAATACCGATGAGGTGATGGCACGCGGCGGTTTCGGCTCACCCACGATCTTTGTCGACAAGACCGACATGTATTTCGGCAACGACCGCATGCCGCTGATCCGCGAGGCGCTGGAGCGCCTGAAAGCGCGGGCCGCCTGA
- a CDS encoding methionine synthase, producing MLFPTTIAGSLPKPEWLAEPNMLWAPWKSKGEELARAKRDATMLAIKLQEDAGVDIVTEGEQARQHFVHGFLEKVDGIDFAHKVEMGIRNDRYKAMVPQVTAPLTLKGRVHADEARVARTHTTRKLKFTLPGPMTIADTVADKYYGDKVKMAFAFAELLNAEAKALQADGVDVIQFDEPAFNVFMDEVSDWGIKALERAAEGLTCTTAVHICYGYGIKANTDWKETLGAEWRQYEDIFPAIARSPIQQVAIECRNSKVPLDLLALLPGKIIQAGVIDVASDTVETAEDVVKVIEAVSKFVPLSNIVATTNCGMAPMRRDIAEAKLTALGAGAKLARQKLG from the coding sequence ATGCTGTTTCCAACCACCATCGCAGGCTCGCTGCCCAAGCCGGAATGGCTGGCCGAGCCGAACATGCTGTGGGCACCCTGGAAGTCGAAGGGCGAGGAACTCGCCCGCGCCAAGCGCGACGCCACCATGCTGGCGATCAAGCTGCAGGAGGATGCCGGCGTCGACATCGTCACCGAGGGCGAGCAGGCCCGCCAGCATTTCGTCCACGGTTTTCTGGAGAAGGTCGACGGCATCGATTTCGCCCACAAGGTCGAGATGGGCATCCGCAATGACCGCTATAAGGCGATGGTGCCGCAGGTAACCGCGCCGCTGACGCTGAAGGGCCGCGTCCATGCCGACGAGGCGCGCGTCGCCCGCACCCACACCACCCGCAAGCTGAAATTCACCCTGCCCGGCCCGATGACCATCGCCGACACCGTCGCCGACAAATATTACGGCGACAAGGTCAAGATGGCGTTCGCCTTTGCCGAACTGCTCAACGCCGAGGCCAAGGCGCTGCAGGCCGATGGCGTCGACGTGATCCAGTTCGACGAACCCGCCTTCAACGTCTTCATGGACGAAGTCTCCGACTGGGGCATCAAGGCGCTGGAGCGCGCCGCCGAGGGCCTGACCTGCACCACCGCCGTCCACATCTGCTACGGCTACGGCATCAAGGCCAATACCGACTGGAAAGAAACGCTGGGCGCCGAGTGGCGGCAGTACGAGGATATTTTCCCGGCGATCGCCAGGAGCCCGATCCAGCAGGTCGCGATCGAGTGCCGGAATTCAAAAGTGCCGCTGGACCTGCTGGCGCTGCTCCCCGGCAAGATCATCCAGGCCGGCGTGATCGATGTGGCCAGCGACACGGTGGAGACGGCCGAGGATGTCGTCAAGGTGATCGAGGCGGTGTCAAAATTCGTGCCGCTCAGCAACATCGTCGCCACGACCAATTGCGGCATGGCGCCGATGCGAAGGGATATCGCGGAGGCGAAGCTGACCGCGCTGGGTGCGGGCGCAAAGCTGGCGCGGCAGAAACTGGGGTGA